DNA from Acidobacteriota bacterium:
CGCAATCTGCGGCGCTTCTTCTTCCTCTGCCGGCGCCGGCCGCAGATAGATCGCGTCGAGCTGGGACGTAAGGTGCGCAAACGCTTCCTCCGGGGTATTGGTGAAGTGAAACAACTCGACATCCTCGGCAGCGATCATCCCGCGCCGGATGAAGGCGTCAAAATCCACGACCTCTTCCCAAAACTCCCGCCCGTACAGCACAATCACCATCTTCTTGCGCAGCTTGCGCGTCTGCGCCAGCGTCAGGACTTCAAACAGCTCATCCAGCGTGCCGAACCCGCCCGGAAACGCCACCAGCGCCTTGGCCAGATAGGCAAACCAGAACTTGCGCATGAAAAAGTAATGAAACTGAAAATTCAGCGCCGGCGAAATGTAGGGGTTCGGTACCTGCTCAAACGGCAGGCTGATATTGAAGCCCACGGTTTTGCCGCCGGCATCGCGCGCCCCCAGGTTCGCCGCCTGCATGATGCCCGGCCCGCCGCCCGAGCTGATGACGAAGCGCCGCCGCCGGCTGGGCAGCGCCTCGGCCCACAGTGTCAGCCGGCGCGCCAGCTCCCGCGCGT
Protein-coding regions in this window:
- a CDS encoding TIGR00730 family Rossman fold protein yields the protein MAEHPLARRAPLAYENEPFLNTPEARPLRILAEYLEPMARLRRENIQDTIVFFGSARVLSPEAAQAHLAQAAPKQRPAAETAVAMAKYYEDARELARRLTLWAEALPSRRRRFVISSGGGPGIMQAANLGARDAGGKTVGFNISLPFEQVPNPYISPALNFQFHYFFMRKFWFAYLAKALVAFPGGFGTLDELFEVLTLAQTRKLRKKMVIVLYGREFWEEVVDFDAFIRRGMIAAEDVELFHFTNTPEEAFAHLTSQLDAIYLRPAPAEEEEAPQIASTRV